From the genome of Nasonia vitripennis strain AsymCx chromosome 1, Nvit_psr_1.1, whole genome shotgun sequence, one region includes:
- the LOC103317862 gene encoding probable inositol transporter 2 — protein MKIRSIASQLMVTMISNLVKFSAGSFIGFAALLLAELSQENSDVKITKGQLSWFASYFFMGPVGAISFGLLSHTIGGRVMLLIISITLSISSIIFYFATNSTMILVAQAFVGLMLPPTASCGTTYITEIADPHLRSLLITSGYLSMSFGMFFVMLMRLFFKWKIIAAVLLIFPAMGFFGMLFVPNSPHWLARNGRFEEAEVALAWLRGWTTLDNVRTEFLALKESNIKVKSDDTRSRKQSISVLIKSCTQRSLWIPLSITCYVLIMLDLVGCNTIKTFNVVIFRKIETPFDIYLAGAIYDGVRIIGGIICMFCINTLGKRKLLFISLFGAGTAHIVVAIVVHLIKLEIGNLTYLLWIPPVMIIFASFILSMGVEKVTYVLNSEILPNRFREIGMGMGRCLSGLISAMFGQVFLYMVDAMTIEGVFLFFGINGFIALVTLYFIVPETEGKTLIEIENHFAGKRTT, from the exons ATGAAGATTCGAAGTATAGCGTCGCAACTGATGGTCACTATGATAAGTAATTTAGTAAAATTCTCGGCGGGTAGTTTTATTGGATTTGCTGCGTTACTGCTTGCAGAACTATCGCAAGAGAATTCAGatgttaaaataacaaaaggaCAACTATCATGGTTCG caagttatttttttatgggcccagttggtgctatatccttTGGTTTGCTCAGTCACACAATTGGTGGTCGTGTAATGCTATTGATCATCTCTATTACCTTGAGTATCTCAAGCATAATATTCTATTTTGCAACGAACTCAACGATGATTTTGGTCGCTCAGGCTTTTGTGGGTTTGATGCTACCACCAACTGCTTCATGTGGCACAACATACATTACAGAAATTGCTGATCCACATTTAAGAAGTTTGCTCATTACTAGTGGATATTTGTCTATGTCATTTGGAATGTTTTTTGTAATGTTGATGCGCCTATTTTTCAAGTGGAAAATCATCGCTGCCGTTCTTCTAATTTTTCCTGCAATGGGATTTTTTGGAATGCTGTTTGTTCCTAACAGTCCACATTGGCTTGCAA GAAACGGAAGATTTGAGGAAGCTGAAGTTGCTTTGGCTTGGTTACGAGGTTGGACGACATTAGATAACGTAAGAACTGAATTCCTGGCATTAAAAGAATCCAacataaaagtaaaaagtgaCGATACAAGGAGTCGAAAGCAATCAATaagtgttttaataaaatcttgTACGCAAAGATCCTTATGGATACCACTGAGTATCACCTGCTATGTTTTGATAATGTTAGACTTAGTTGGATGCAACactataaaaacttttaacgTCGTGATATTTCGAAAGATTGAGACACCATTTGATATCTACCTAGCTGGCGCAATTTACGATGGTGTAAGAATTATTGGAGGAATAATTTGTATGTTTTGCATTAATACCCTTGGAAAAAGGAAGCTTCTCTTTATATCTCTCTTTGGAGCTGGAACCGCTCACATAGTGGTGGCAATAGTAGTGCACTTGATAAAACTCGAGATAGGAAACTTGACATACTTACTTTGGATACCTCCTGTAATGATAATATTTGCATCTTTTATACTTTCAATGGGCGTCGAAAAAGTTACGTATGTATTAAATAGCGAGATATTGCCAAACAGATTTCGTGAGATTGGCATGGGAATGGGTAGATGTTTATCTGGTCTTATATCAGCAATGTTCGGTCAGGTATTTCTTTACATGGTGGACGCAATGACAATAGAGGGagtttttctgttttttgGAATTAATGGTTTTATCGCGCTTGTTACGTTGTATTTTATAGTGCCTGAAACTGAAGGTAAGACTTTGATCGAAATAGAAAATCACTTTGCGGGTAAACGGACAACGTAA
- the LOC100118544 gene encoding vanin-like protein 2, with protein MLSNLFHYFAIVILAFCKYSSQASTIDSPTYTAAVVEYFPIVAGIDGKEIAEANSNNYLTIIKTASTYNVDILVFPEFGLSSLPKDGQREKLFNATGYRDYYRDVASYVPHPDEAVVLCNAGSKYAKSLQKISCAARDSRLYVVVNHQEKVDCEPNLSADCAPDGFLLYNTNIAFDREGRVVARYRKYNPFNEFGTNVTLEPEHSSFQTDFGVTFGQFICFDLLHQEPSMYFVKNPDVKDVIFSTHWFDYPPFLEATEIQAAWAYAADVNFLASGYSDAITVSGGSGIYGGKMGPIVTYHPMKTSNALVVGEVLKHHHREKQVENLKKPIVYEFNHAEVPTITGIPPHVNLSRNFKDSLLLYTSELLDVEKSSVHVTTLCDRDICCDFHIETSFDKKVAAKRDAVQYRYRIVAFNGVTSYGNMSTSGLEVCALVTCTGDSFENCGDYYDDSTNVVMPTRLDSVIITRRVNLDEPIFFFPTTLLLQTYEPLGSSDFAYLTSGPSESSLMVMHLIKPQTRLATFGIYGRRFDRDGEPLTMPSKAVELNISFMALIGLLAVFVVVGCWGYPRKTMVIRNKAE; from the exons ATGTTATCTAATCTATTTCACTATTTTGCGATTGTGATATTGGCGTTTTGTAAATATTCAAGTCAG gcTTCAACCATAGATTCTCCAACTTATACTGCAGCTGTAGTAGAATATTTTCCAATAGTCGCTGGAATCGATGGCAAAGAAATAGCCGAGGCGAATTCCAATAATTACCTGACGATAATCAAAACTGCTTCGACCTAC AATGTGGATATACTCGTTTTTCCAGAATTCGGTTTGTCAAGTCTTCCGAAGGACGGTCAGAGAGAAAAACTATTTAACGCAACTGGATACCGAGATTATTATCGCGACGTAGCCTCTTACGTCCCTCATCCCGACGAAGCCGTTGTACTGTGCAATGCCGGTTCTAAATATGCAAAG TCGCTGCAGAAGATCTCCTGTGCAGCTCGAGACTCGAGGCTCTACGTCGTGGTGAACCACCAGGAGAAGGTCGACTGCGAGCCGAACTTATCAGCCGACTGTGCTCCGGACGGTTTTCTACTCTACAATACGAACATCGCGTTCGATCGCGAGGGTCGAGTCGTCGCGCGCTACCGCAAGTACAACCCCTTCAATGAATTTGGAACCAACGTCACCCTCGAGCCTGAGCACTCGAGCTTTCAGACGGATTTCGGAGTCACCTTCGGCCAGTTTATCTGCTTCGATTTGCTGCATCAAGAGCCGTCGATGTATTTCGTGAAGAATCCTGATGTTAAGGATGTGATCTTCTCAACGCACTGGTTCGACTATCCGCCGTTCCTTGAAGCTACGGAAATACAAGCCGCTTGGGCTTATGCAGCTGACGTCAATTTCCTTGCGTCAGGATACAGCGATGCCATCACCGTTAGTGGAG GTAGCGGAATCTATGGAGGCAAAATGGGCCCCATCGTCACATACCACCCGATGAAGACGAGCAACGCTTTAGTGGTAGGCGAGGTCCTAAAGCACCATCATCGAGAAAAACAAGTCGAAAACTTGAAGAAGCCCATCGTTTACGAGTTTAATCATGCAGAGGTGCCAACCATTACGGGGATTCCCCCACATGTGAATCTTTCCCGAAACTTCAAAGACAGTCTGCTACTCTATACGAGTGAACTGCTCGACGTTGAGAAGTCCTCTGTTCACGTAACGACCCTCTGTGATCGTGACATTTGTTGCGATTTTCACATTGAGACTAGCTTTGACAAGAAAGTAGCTGCCAAGCGTGACGCTGTTCAGTACAG ATACCGTATAGTGGCATTCAACGGCGTGACCTCCTACGGCAACATGTCAACCTCGGGTCTGGAAGTTTGTGCCTTAGTCACTTGTACTGGTGACTCTTTTGAGAATTGCGGTGATTACTACGACGATAGCACCAATGTAGTCATGCCAACGAGGTTGGATTCGGTGATAATAACAAGACGTGTCAACCTGGACGAGCCAATTTTCTTCTTTCCGACAACACTGCTGCTGCAAACTTACGAGCCACTGGGTAGCTCAGACTTCGCCTACCTGACCAGTGGGCCGAGCGAGTCCAGTCTGATGGTGATGCACTTGATCAAACCACAAACTAGACTGGCCACTTTTGGCATCTACGGCAGAAGGTTCGATAGGGATGGAGAGCCGCTGACGATGCCTAGCAAAGCGGTCGAGTTGAACATCTCGTTTATGGCCTTGATTGGACTATTGGCGGTTTTCGTAGTCGTAGGTTGCTGGGGTTATCCTAGAAAGACGATGGTAATAAGGAACAAGGCTGAGTGA